The proteins below are encoded in one region of Streptomyces sp. NBC_00490:
- a CDS encoding SpoIIE family protein phosphatase, which yields MSPDYPFDDAATARAVIDDLGTVREWNGGAERLLGRPASEVVGHPAANLLVSDDPEAVFTPGGPRWDGTVTLRHRDGGTVSVWLLAHHSRSRDGRPGHWLVVTPLEVTAPPDGPLATAALVQSPCAVAVYDERLRLRRVNDAMAEVIGLPEERIRGLRLSEIGGKPESAELERHLLRVLASGRAEDVQTYMRTGGERSAHAWLARMAPVTDAEGRVRGVCLAAHDFTENYLARERLQLVNEASVRIGSTLDVTRTAQELADVCVPALADFVSIDLLDPQENGDPPPVLTAPVGLRRAAHQSVNPGTPEAVVKPGQLESYPATSPQADSLVAGGTIVATVASGELDQWLSWDPARSERVQEYGIHATMSVPIQARGLTLGVAVLTRFRRPDPFTPDDVLLAEEVTARAAVCIDNARRFSRERETALALQRSLLPRKLPRTAAVDAASRYLPAARAGVGGDWFDVIPLSGMRVAMVVGDVVGHGIQASATMGRLRTAVRTLADIDLAPDELLTHLDDLVVRLSAEAGGEGSPGEVGATCLYAVYDPVSRRCTLARAGHPAPVMITPGGAPQLVDLPSGPPLGVGGLPFESAELELREGTVLSFFTDGLIESRERDADAGHALLRESLSVASESLEETCDRVLHTLLPAGGSADDVALLLARTRGLPAAQVATWHIPADPALVGPIRKQVVDQLGTWDLLEASFTAELVVSELVTNAIRYGAHPIRLRLIHDETTLICEVSDTNHTAPHLRRAKTWDEGGRGLLLVAQLTQRWGSRHTTEGKTIWAEIGLLDEDA from the coding sequence ATGAGCCCGGACTACCCGTTCGACGATGCCGCGACGGCACGGGCTGTCATCGACGACCTCGGCACGGTCCGGGAGTGGAACGGCGGCGCCGAGCGCCTGCTGGGCCGCCCCGCTTCCGAGGTCGTAGGTCACCCCGCCGCGAATCTGCTGGTCAGCGACGATCCAGAGGCGGTGTTCACGCCCGGGGGCCCCCGCTGGGACGGCACCGTCACGCTCCGCCACCGCGACGGCGGCACCGTGTCGGTGTGGCTGCTCGCCCACCACAGCCGCTCGCGGGACGGCCGCCCGGGTCACTGGCTCGTGGTCACCCCGCTGGAGGTCACCGCCCCCCCGGACGGCCCTCTCGCCACGGCGGCGCTGGTCCAGTCGCCCTGTGCCGTCGCGGTCTACGACGAGCGGCTGCGGCTGAGACGGGTCAACGACGCCATGGCGGAGGTGATCGGACTGCCCGAGGAGCGCATCCGGGGCCTCAGACTGTCGGAGATCGGCGGCAAGCCGGAGAGCGCGGAGCTGGAGCGGCATCTGCTGCGGGTGCTCGCCTCGGGCCGCGCCGAGGACGTCCAGACGTACATGCGGACCGGCGGGGAGCGGTCCGCGCACGCGTGGCTGGCCCGGATGGCCCCGGTCACCGACGCCGAGGGGCGGGTGCGGGGGGTGTGCCTGGCGGCGCACGACTTCACCGAGAACTACCTCGCCCGGGAGCGGCTCCAGCTGGTCAACGAGGCGAGCGTGCGCATCGGCTCCACCCTCGACGTCACCCGGACGGCGCAGGAGCTCGCCGACGTCTGTGTGCCCGCGCTCGCCGACTTCGTCAGCATCGACCTGCTGGACCCCCAGGAGAACGGCGACCCGCCGCCGGTGCTCACCGCACCGGTCGGGCTGCGCCGCGCCGCGCACCAGTCGGTCAACCCCGGCACCCCCGAGGCCGTCGTCAAGCCCGGACAGCTGGAGTCCTATCCGGCCACCTCACCGCAGGCCGACTCGCTGGTGGCGGGCGGCACCATCGTCGCCACCGTGGCCTCCGGGGAGCTCGACCAGTGGCTGTCCTGGGACCCCGCGCGCAGCGAGCGGGTCCAGGAGTACGGCATCCACGCGACGATGTCCGTGCCGATCCAGGCCCGCGGTCTCACCCTCGGAGTCGCCGTGCTGACACGGTTCCGGCGGCCTGACCCGTTCACACCCGACGACGTGCTGCTGGCCGAGGAGGTGACGGCCCGCGCGGCCGTCTGCATCGACAACGCCCGCCGTTTCTCCCGCGAGCGGGAGACCGCCCTCGCCCTGCAGCGCAGTCTGCTGCCCCGCAAGCTGCCGCGCACCGCCGCCGTGGACGCGGCCTCGCGCTATCTCCCGGCGGCGCGGGCCGGGGTCGGCGGCGACTGGTTCGACGTGATCCCGCTGTCCGGGATGCGGGTCGCGATGGTCGTCGGGGACGTGGTCGGCCACGGCATCCAGGCCTCGGCCACGATGGGCCGGCTGCGCACCGCCGTCCGCACGCTGGCCGACATCGACCTCGCCCCCGACGAACTGCTCACCCACCTCGACGACCTGGTCGTCCGGCTCTCCGCGGAGGCCGGCGGCGAGGGCAGCCCCGGCGAGGTCGGCGCCACCTGTCTGTACGCGGTCTACGACCCGGTGTCGCGGCGCTGCACACTGGCCCGCGCCGGACATCCCGCGCCGGTGATGATCACGCCGGGCGGTGCGCCGCAGCTGGTCGACCTGCCCTCCGGGCCACCGCTGGGCGTGGGCGGGCTGCCCTTCGAGTCCGCCGAGCTGGAGCTGCGGGAGGGCACGGTGCTGTCGTTCTTCACCGACGGCCTGATCGAGTCCCGTGAGCGGGACGCCGACGCCGGTCACGCACTGCTGCGCGAGTCCCTGTCGGTGGCTTCGGAGTCGCTGGAGGAGACCTGCGACCGGGTCCTGCACACCCTGCTCCCGGCGGGCGGCTCCGCCGACGACGTGGCGCTGCTGCTGGCCCGCACCCGAGGGCTGCCCGCCGCCCAGGTCGCGACCTGGCACATCCCCGCCGACCCGGCGCTCGTCGGCCCGATCCGCAAACAGGTCGTCGACCAGCTGGGCACCTGGGACCTCCTGGAGGCGTCGTTCACCGCGGAGCTGGTGGTGAGCGAGCTCGTCACCAACGCCATCCGCTACGGCGCGCACCCCATCCGGCTGCGGCTCATCCACGACGAGACCACGCTGATCTGCGAGGTGTCGGACACCAACCACACGGCCCCGCATCTGCGGCGCGCCAAGACCTGGGACGAGGGCGGCCGCGGACTGCTCCTGGTCGCCCAGCTCACCCAGCGCTGGGGCAGCCGGCACACCACCGAGGGCAAGACGATCTGGGCCGAGATCGGTCTGCTCGACGAGGACGCCTGA